A stretch of DNA from Chitinivibrionales bacterium:
TATGTTTTCCAGTCTGCTCATGTCAAAGCCTTCAATTTTTTCCTGCACGATTTTTTTGAAATCAAGATGCGATTCCACTTTCTTTAAAAGCATATCCAGGGCACTCGGAAGGAAAGGCTCGAGTTCTTCCATCAGCCGGGTTTTTATCTGCCGTACAACATCTCCGGAAAGAAAAAGCTCGGTAAGCGCGCTTGTCCCCAGGAGCTTTTGAAACAACTCATCGATCTTCCCACCCAGGATCGAGACCATGGCGTCATGAAACGCCGGCGTCTGCATGGCTTTTTTTATATCACGATGAGAAATCAGTTCTTTTTCTACCGTCTCACCAATTTTTCGTGCAAGCTCGGATTTACGCTTTGGAATTAATCCCTGAAATCTGATTCCCAGTATCGTTACCGGCTTTCGGGGCCTGAAAATCATCTTAACCGCAATATAATTAGTAAGCCAGCCGATCAGACCGGAAATAATCGGTATCAGAGACAGAAATATAATATTGTAATTCATTATAGAAATTGGATTCTATACTACGTTTATGGATTCGGCAATATTCAAATTAAGCCATAAAATATTTCATTTCCATCGGGTGATGAAATGATATGGTATGGATAGCGGGAAATAGGTTATTTTGTAAGGATGTTTTATTGAGGGGACAATCATTATCATTTGATAACGAAAAGTACTATATACCCATGGCACTAAAGAATTTTTCCTGGATAATCCCCGATACGCTTGCCGGTTCAGCGTTGCCCGGGGGAGCGATGTATCTGAATGATGAATACGCTTTGTCGGATTTAAGGGAGCTGTACGAGTTGGGTGTCCGTCGCCTCATCTCGCTCCA
This window harbors:
- a CDS encoding DUF445 family protein; this translates as MNYNIIFLSLIPIISGLIGWLTNYIAVKMIFRPRKPVTILGIRFQGLIPKRKSELARKIGETVEKELISHRDIKKAMQTPAFHDAMVSILGGKIDELFQKLLGTSALTELFLSGDVVRQIKTRLMEELEPFLPSALDMLLKKVESHLDFKKIVQEKIEGFDMSRLENIVYAIASRELKAIEIFGGILGFMIGLVQVGLIVAGKIL